In Malus sylvestris chromosome 16, drMalSylv7.2, whole genome shotgun sequence, the following are encoded in one genomic region:
- the LOC126608745 gene encoding xyloglucan endotransglucosylase protein 34-like, translating into MQIKSHTTNRAALLSFFLITPQSLSLSLPLPLCAGEKMASCKQWTVFLSLLCLVSATVAAPPKKPVAVPFGRNYMPTWAFDHIKYFNGGKEIQLHLDKYTGTGFQSKGNYLFGHFHMQIKMVPGDSAGTVTAYYLSSQNNEHDEIDFEFLGNRTGQPYILQTNVFTGGKGDREQRIFLWFDPTAAYHSYAVLWNLYQIVFLVDDIPIRVFKNSKDLGVKFPFNQPMKLYSSLWNADDWATRGGLEKTDWSKAPFIASYRGFHIDGCEASVEAKYCATQGKRWWDQKEFQDLDAQQWRRLRWVRKKFTIYNYCTDRVRYPSMPPECKRDRDI; encoded by the exons ATGCAGATAAAATCCCACACTACAAATAGGGCTGCCCTCCTCTCATTTTTCCTCATCACACCTCaaagtctctctctttctctccctcttcctctctGTGCTGGAG AGAAAATGGCTTCTTGCAAACAATGGACTGTGTTTTTGAGTTTGCTGTGTTTGGTCTCTGCAACAGTGGCAGCTCCCCCGAAAAAGCCAGTTGCGGTGCCGTTTGGCAGAAACTACATGCCCACTTGGGCTTTTGATCACATCAAGTACTTCAATGGAGGCAAAGAGATCCAGTTGCATCTCGACAAATACACAG GTACTGGCTTTCAATCAAAAGGAAATTACTTGTTTGGCCATTTCCATATGCAAATTAAGATGGTTCCTGGGGATTCTGCTGGAACTGTTACTGCTTATTAT CTGTCTTCACAAAACAACGAACACGACGAGATCGATTTCGAGTTCTTGGGGAACAGGACAGGACAGCCATACATTCTGCAGACCAATGTGTTCACGGGTGGAAAGGGGGATAGAGAGCAGAGGATTTTCCTCTGGTTCGACCCTACTGCAGCTTACCACTCCTACGCCGTCCTCTGGAATCTCTATCAGATTGT ATTCTTGGTGGACGACATACCGATCAGGGTGTTCAAGAACAGCAAAGATTTGGGTGTGAAATTCCCATTTAACCAGCCCATGAAGCTCTACTCCAGCCTGTGGAACGCAGACGATTGGGCTACCAGGGGTGGTCTGGAAAAGACCGACTGGTCCAAGGCTCCGTTCATCGCTAGCTACCGGGGCTTCCACATCGACGGGTGCGAGGCCTCCGTCGAAGCCAAGTATTGTGCCACCCAGGGTAAGAGATGGTGGGACCAGAAGGAGTTCCAAGACCTTGATGCTCAGCAATGGAGAAGGCTGAGGTGGGTCCGCAAGAAATTCACCATCTACAACTACTGCACTGACCGAGTCAGATACCCTTCTATGCCACCAGAGTGCAAGAGGGACAGAGACATATAA
- the LOC126609079 gene encoding uncharacterized protein LOC126609079: MALFKRRLSPSPSCPLCRSADETVEHVFLHCPWVAAVWFGGALNYKVDAASIDSWALWLQAVLSSNRGSSANRKWFQAYVAFTCWFIWKARCDYLFNQVSINPSKVIFSLLTAFGNYLHAVSNLGVARPVSGSREVARVRWCPPSSHFVKINVDASWFKFSRMGFAGVVARQEGGLFQAAVRSSLLAPSSLVVESIAILRGCELGALLGFNSVIIESDSLQAISCLNGSLEHGSWEAFPILARAQRLGSAFQNCRWSWVPRSATMAADVLASTGLTEMCDFVWVDRPPCSLVHVLCNDGLPCPH; encoded by the coding sequence ATGGCTCTTTTTAAAAGGAGGTTATCCCCTTCTCCCTCATGTCCTCTATGTCGGAGTGCTGATGAAACTGTGGAGCATGTCTTTCTTCATTGTCCTTGGGTGGCGGCTGTTTGGTTTGGTGGTGCTTTGAATTATAAAGTTGACGCTGCCAGTATCGATTCGTGGGCTCTGTGGTTGCAGGCAGTGTTGTCTTCTAATAGGGGATCTTCGGCTAATAGGAAATGGTTCCAGGCTTACGTTGCATTTACTTGCTGGTTCATTTGGAAAGCTCGATGTGATTATTTGTTTAATCAGGTTTCTATCAACCCTTCTAAGGTTATTTTTTCGTTGTTGACTGCTTTTGGGAATTATTTGCATGCTGTGTCAAATTTGGGTGTTGCTCGGCCAGTGTCGGGTTCTCGGGAAGTTGCTAGAGTCAGGTGgtgtcctccttcttctcattTTGTTAAGATCAATGTGGACGCTAGCTGGTTTAAATTTTCTCGGATGGGTTTTGCAGGGGTGGTGGCTAGACAGGAAGGTGGGCTTTTTCAGGCTGCGGTAAGGTCCTCTCTTTTGGCTCCTTCTTCTTTAGTGGTTGAGTCTATTGCGATTCTTCGCGGATGTGAATTGGGTGCCTTGTTGGGTTTCAACTCTGTTATCATTGAATCTGACTCTCTTCAGGCTATTTCCTGTTTAAATGGTTCTCTTGAACATGGCAGCTGGGAGGCTTTCCCCATTTTGGCTAGGGCTCAAAGGTTGGGTTCGGCTTTCCAGAACTGTCGCTGGTCTTGGGTGCCAAGATCAGCCACTATGGCAGCGGATGTTCTTGCGTCAACTGGTCTTACGGAGATGTGTGATTTTGTGTGGGTTGACAGACCCCCATGTTCGTTAGTTCATGTTTTATGTAATGATGGTCTTCCTTGTCCTCATTAG